Proteins encoded together in one Sphingobacteriales bacterium window:
- the gldF gene encoding gliding motility-associated ABC transporter permease subunit GldF, with translation MFSVYLKEIKSFFSGIIGYLVIIVFFAINGIFLWIVPETNIYATGYATLDQLFEIAPWVFLFLVPAITMRTFSEERKSGTFEILLTKPVNDLQLLLGKYFASITLIAISIIPTLIYYYSVYHLAVPVGNVDSGGIWGSYIGLLLLGSSYAAIGIFTSVITDNQIIAFIISMLLSFFFYLLLDLLRGLIVISPIDPVLEYLSINTHYISISRGVLDSRDLLYFISFSALFIVIAKMIIEKRKW, from the coding sequence ATGTTTTCAGTCTATCTGAAAGAAATAAAGAGTTTTTTTAGCGGAATCATCGGTTATCTGGTTATCATAGTCTTTTTTGCTATCAACGGGATATTTCTCTGGATAGTTCCTGAAACAAACATTTACGCCACCGGCTATGCCACCCTCGACCAATTGTTTGAGATAGCTCCCTGGGTATTTCTCTTTCTGGTGCCTGCCATAACCATGAGAACATTTTCAGAAGAAAGAAAATCGGGCACTTTTGAAATTTTATTGACAAAACCTGTCAACGACCTTCAACTCCTGCTCGGGAAATATTTTGCCAGCATTACGCTGATAGCCATTTCCATTATACCTACATTAATATATTACTATTCGGTTTACCATCTTGCCGTACCTGTCGGAAATGTTGACAGCGGTGGCATCTGGGGCTCTTACATTGGCTTGTTGTTGTTGGGAAGCAGTTATGCTGCAATCGGTATCTTTACTTCAGTAATTACTGATAACCAGATTATTGCATTTATCATTTCCATGCTTTTAAGCTTTTTCTTCTATCTCCTGCTCGACCTGCTCAGAGGTCTGATAGTCATCAGCCCCATTGATCCCGTTCTGGAATATCTCAGCATCAACACACATTACATCAGCATCAGCAGAGGTGTACTTGACAGCCGCGATTTGCTTTATTTTATCAGTTTCTCCGCTCTTTTCATTGTTATTGCTAAAATGATTATCGAAAAACGTAAATGGTAG